The Hemibagrus wyckioides isolate EC202008001 linkage group LG12, SWU_Hwy_1.0, whole genome shotgun sequence genome includes a window with the following:
- the chd4a gene encoding chromodomain-helicase-DNA-binding protein 4a isoform X2 — protein sequence MSGSEDDRDDFGTTEELSMMQDDDLEEDLSENEAPKVKKKKKAKKSSRESKSSKRQRSRREDIPISSPEPVEGHDVDEVEDDGPGGRSDSEGSDYTPGRKKKKRASTSKDKKRNSAGADRSSSLAVSKRKEPEEEEDEEDDDSSEPKTSSQLLDAWGMEDIDHIFTEEDYRALTNYKAFSQFVRPLIAAKNPKIAVSKMMMVLGAKWREFSTNNPLRGSASANAALAAANVAAAVESMVAAETPVVAPAATPLAEPQPPPAPPLRKAKTKEGKGPNARRKSKPAPKPQEKKVKTKKVAPLKIKLGGFNSKRKRSSSEDDDMDVDSDFDDGSINSVSVSDSSNSRSSRSKKKPKPKKKKKVDDDADGYETDHQDYCEVCQQGGEIILCDTCPRAYHMVCLDPDMEKAPEGTWSCPHCEKEGIQWEAREEASDGEEENDAGGGEAEDDDHHMEFCRVCKDGGELLCCDTCPSSYHIHCLNPPLPEIPNGEWICPRCTCPSLKGKVQKILTWRWGDPPPPTPVPRPPDLPASAPDPTPLAGRPEREFFVKWQNMSYWHCSWVSELQLELHCQVMFRNYQRKNDMDEPPPIDFGGEGDEDKSEKRKNKDPIYAQMEEKYYRFGIKMEWMMIHRILNHSMDKKNNCHYLIKWRDLPYDQATWESEDMEVAEYETYKLQYWNHRELMMGDEGRPNKKLKVKGKMKRLDRPPDNPVVDPTIKFERQPEYLDSTGGTLHPYQLEGLNWLRFSWAQGTDTILADEMGLGKTVQTAVFLYSLYKEGHSKGPFLVSAPLSTIINWEREFEMWAPDMYVVTYVGDKDSRAVIRENEFSFEDNAIRGGKKASRMKKEASVKFHVLLTSYELITIDMAILGSIDWACLVVDEAHRLKNNQSKFFRVLNNYSLQHKLLLTGTPLQNNLEELFHLLNFLTPERFSNLEGFLEEFADIAKEDQIKKLHDMLGPHMLRRLKADVFKHMPSKTELIVRVELSPMQKKYYKFILTRNFEALNTRGGGNQVSLLNVVMDLKKCCNHPYLFPVAAMEAPKMPNGMYDGSALTKSSGKLLLLHKMLRKLKEGGHRVLIFSQMTKMLDLLEDFLENEGYKYERIDGGITGAMRQEAIDRFNAPGAVQFVFLLSTRAGGLGINLATADTVIIYDSDWNPHNDIQAFSRAHRIGQNKKVMIYRFVTKASVEERITQVAKKKMMLTHLVVRPGLGSKTGSMSKQELDDILKFGTEELFKDDGEGENKEEDSSVIHYDDKAIDRLLDRNQDATEDTELQSMNEYLSSFKVAQYVVKDEDDEEEEVQREIIKQEESVDPDYWEKLLRHHYEQQQEDLARNLGKGKRIRKQVNYNDGSQEDRDWQDDQSDGQSDYSVASEEGDEDFDERAEANSRRPNRKGLRNDKDKPLPPLLARVGGNIEVLGFNARQRKAFLNAVMRYGMPPQDAFTTQWLVRDLRGKSEKEFKAYVSLFMRHLCEPGADGAETFADGVPREGLSRQHVLTRIGVMSLIRKKVQEFEHVNGQWSMPWMMELEENKVVTAGHPDSPGKTPSTGTPADTQPNTPVPEDSTKTEDGGKETEKEKEGKKDAETEQQNKKSETEKEKGENEFASASTTETEKTGSGEEEKEKKSGEAAEQSKTSDEAKREDSETKIDDSTNKDEKKEDKMEKTETTPATDEKKDQKDEKESGKVEEPAKLQNGDGGKDAVAAGASEEKKKAKTRFMFNIADGGFTELHSLWQNEERAATVTKKTNEIWHRRHDYWLLAGIIQHGYARWQDIQNDVKFAILNEPFKGEMNRGNFLEIKNKFLARRFKLLEQALVIEEQLRRAAYLNMTEDPSHPSMALNTRFSEVECLAESHQHLSKESMSGNKPANAVLHKVLKQLEELLSDMKADVTRLPATIARIPPVAVRLQMSERNILSRLASRGPETQSQQVSQQ from the exons ATGTCTGGAAGTGAAGACGATCGAGATGATTTCGGAACGACAGAAGAGCTGTCCATGATGCAAG ATGATGACCTGGAGGAAGACTTGTCAGAGAATGAAGCCCCTaaagtgaaaaagaagaagaaagccaAGAAGAGCAGCCGTGAGAGCAAAAGCAGCAAGAGGCAGCGCTCTCGTAGGGAG GATATCCCAATTAGTTCCCCTGAGCCTGTAGAAGGGCATGATGTGGATGAGGTGGAGGACGATGGGCCTGGAGGGCGTTCTGACAGTGAGGGCAGTGACTACACGCCTggcaggaagaagaaaaaaagagccaGCACCTCTAAAGACAAAAAGAGGAACAGTGCTGGTGCTGACAGGAGTTCCAGCTTGGCTGTGTCTAAGAGGAAGGAgcctgaggaagaggaggatgaagaagatgacGACAGCTCT GAGCCGAAGACCTCCTCCCAGTTGCTGGATGCCTGGGGCATGGAGGACATTGATCACATCTTTACTGAAGAGGACTACAGAGCTCTTACCAACTACAAGGCCTTCAGTCAGTTTGTCAG GCCTCTTATTGCAGCAAAGAACCCAAAGATTGCAGTCTCCAAAATGATGATGGTACTTGGGGCAAAGTGGCGTGAATTCAGCACTAACAATCCCTTACGTGGCTCTGCCAGTGCCAATGCTGCCCTGGCAGCTGCCAATGTGGCTGCGGCTGTGGAGAGTATGGTGGCAGCTGAGACTCCAGTCGTTGCCCCTGCAGCCACTCCGCTTGCTGAACCCCAACCCCCTCCAGCTCCTCCACTCCGCAAGGCCAAAACTAAAGAGGGCAAGG GTCCTAATGCCCGCAGAAAGTCCAAACCAGCTCCCAAACCTCAGGAGAAGAAGGTGAAGACTAAGAAGGTTGCACCTCTAAAGATCAAGTTGGGTGGCTTCAACAGCAAGAGAAAGCGCTCTTCT agtgaagatgatgatatgGATGTAGACAGTGACTTTGACGATGGCAGTATCAACAGCGTCTCCGTGTCAGACAGCTCCAATAGCCGTAGCAGCCGGTCCAAAAAGAAACCTAAgcccaagaagaagaagaaag TGGATGATGATGCCGATGGCTATGAGACTGACCACCAAGACTATTGTGAGGTGTGTCAGCAAGGAGGAGAGATTATCCTGTGCGATACATGTCCCAGAGCTTATCACATGGTCTGTCTGGATCCCGATATGGAGAAAGCCCCTGAAGGCACTTGGAGCTGCCCGCACTGT GAGAAGGAGGGTATTCAGTGGGAAGCACGTGAGGAGGCTTCAGATGGTGAAGAAGAGAACGATGCAGGTGGAGGTGAGGCAGAAGACGATGACCACCACATGGAGTTCTGTAGAGTGTGTAAGGATGGAGGAGAGCTCCTGTGCTGTGACACCTGCCCCTCTTCGTACCACATCCACTGCCTTAACCCACCCTTGCCTGAAATTCCTAATGGAGAGTGGATATGTCCACGTTGCACT TGTCCTTCATTAAAGGGGAAAGTGCAGAAGATCCTTACCTGGCGTTGGGGTGACCCACCACCACCCACTCCTGTTCCACGCCCACCTGACCTCCCAGCCAGTGCCCCGGACCCTACTCCATTGGCTGGCCGCCCAGAGAGAGAATTCTTCGTAAAGTGGCAGAACATGTCCTATTGGCACTGTTCCTGGGTGTCTGAGCTGCAG CTGGAGCTGCATTGCCAGGTGATGTTCAGAAATTATCAGCGCAAGAATGACATGGATGAGCCCCCACCCATAGACTTTGGAGGTGAAGGTGATGAAGATAAGAGTGAAAAAAGGAAGAACAAAGACCCCATCTATGCCCAGATGGAAGAGAAGTATTACCGTTTTGGCATCAAAATGGAGTGGATGATGATTCACCGCATCCTCAACCACAG CATGGACAAGAAAAATAACTGTCACTACCTCATCAAATGGAGAGACCTGCCATATGACCAGGCCACTTGGGAGTCAGAAGACATGGAGGTTGCAGAATATGAGACATACAAACTGCAGTACTGGAACCATAG GGAGCTCATGATGGGAGATGAAGGCAGACCAAACAAAAAACTGAAGGTCAAAGGAAAAATGAAGCGACTGGACAGACCTCCAGACAACCCAGTTGTTGAT CCCACCATTAAGTTTGAGCGCCAGCCAGAATATCTTGACTCAACTGGTGGCACGTTGCATCCATACCAGCTAGAAGGGCTGAACTGGCTGCGCTTCTCCTGGGCCCAGGGTACTGACACCATCCTGGCCGATGAGATGGGCTTAGGGAAGACTGTACAGACTGCTGTCTTCCTTTACTCGCTCTacaaagag GGTCATTCTAAAGGGCCATTCCTGGTCAGTGCCCCTCTATCTACCATTATTAACTGGGAGAGAGAGTTTGAGATGTGGGCTCCCGACATGTACGTAGTCACTTATGTAGGTGACAAGGACAGCAGAGCTGTAATCAGAGAGAACGAGTTCTCCTTCGAGGACAATGCTATCCGTGGAGGCAAAAAGGCTTCCAGGATGAAG AAAGAGGCTTCAGTTAAGTTTCATGTGCTGCTGACTTCCTATGAGCTAATCACTATTGACATGGCCATCCTGGGATCCATTGACTGGGCCTGTCTTGTGGTGGATGAAGCACACAGACTCAAAAATAACCAGTCCAAG TTTTTCCGGGTGCTGAATAACTACTCCCTTCAGCACAAATTGCTGCTTACGGGAACACCTCTCCAAAACAACCTTGAAGAGCTCTTCCACCTACTTAACTTCCTTACACCAGAGAGATTTAG CAATCTGGAGGGCTTCCTTGAAGAATTTGCTGATATTGCTAAAGAAGACCAGATAAAGAAACTCCATGACATGCTGGGACCACACATGCTCAGAAGACTAAAAGCTGATGTGTTCAAGCACATGCCCTCCAAGACTGAGCTCATTGTCCGAGTAGAACTCAGTCCCATGCAGAA GAAATATTACAAGTTCATCCTTACCCGCAACTTTGAGGCCTTGAACACTCGAGGAGGTGGAAATCAAGTGTCCTTACTTAATGTGGTAATGGACCTAAAGAAATGTTGCAATCACCCCTACCTTTTTCCTGTAGCTGCTATG GAAGCACCCAAGATGCCAAATGGGATGTATGATGGTAGTGCCCTCACAAAGTCTTCTGGGAAACTTCTGTTGCTTCACAAAATGCTTCGTAAGCTGAAAGAGGGAGGGCACAGAGTACTTATCTTTTCTCAG ATGACTAAAATGTTGGACCTGCTGGAAGACTTCCTGGAGAATGAGGGGTACAAGTATGAACGTATTGATGGTGGTATTACAGGGGCAATGAGACAGGAAGCCATTGACCGCTTCAATG CTCCTGGTGCTGTTCAGTTTGTTTTCCTTCTATCTACTAGAGCTGGAGGTTTGGGTATTAACCTGGCCACAGCTGACACAGTTATCATCTATGACTCGGACTGGAACCCTCACAATGACATTCAG GCCTTCAGCAGAGCTCACCGAATTGGTCAGAACAAAAAGGTCATGATCTACCGCTTTGTCACCAAAGCCTCTGTCGAGGAACGAATTACTCAG GTGGCCAAAAAGAAGATGATGCTGACCCACTTGGTGGTACGACCTGGCCTGGGCTCCAAAACAGGCTCCATGTCTAAGCAAGAGCTGGATGACATTCTGAAATTCGGCACAGAGGAACTGTTCAAGGATGATGGAGAAG GGGAGAACAAAGAGGAGGACAGCAGTGTGATTCACTATGATGATAAGGCCATAGACCGGCTGCTGGACCGTAACCAGGATGCTACAGAGGACACAGAGCTTCAGAGTATGAATGAGTATCTGAGTTCCTTCAAAGTGGCTCAATATGTGGTcaaggatgaagatgatgag gaggaggaggtgcaGAGAGAGATCATTAAGCAGGAGGAGAGTGTGGATCCAGATTATTGGGAGAAGTTGCTTAGGCACCACTATGAGCAGCAGCAGGAAGATTTGGCTCGTAACCTCGGCAAGGGCAAGCGTATCCGTAAACAAGTCAACTACAATGATGGATCTCAGGAGGACAGAG ACTGGCAGGATGACCAGTCTGATGGTCAGTCAGACTACTCTGTTGCCTCAGAAGAAGGAGATGAGGACTTTGATGAGCGGGCAGAAG CGAACTCCCGAAGACCTAATAGAAAAGGACTCAGAAATGACAAGGATAAGCCTTTGCCCCCCCTGCTGGCCAGAGTGGGAGGCAACATTGAG GTGTTGGGGTTCAATGCACGCCAACGGAAGGCCTTCTTAAATGCTGTAATGCGATATGGAATGCCACCCCAGGATGCTTTCACCACCCAGTGGTTGGTTAGAGACCTACGAGGAAAATCTGAAAAGGAGTTCAA GGCATATGTGTCACTTTTTATGAGGCACTTGTGTGAGCCTGGTGCTGATGGTGCAGAAACCTTCGCTGATGGTGTGCCAAGAGAAGGACTGTCAAGGCAGCATGTTCTTACTCGAATTGGGGTGATGTCACTGATCCGCAAGAAG GTACAAGAATTTGAGCATGTGAATGGTCAGTGGTCCATGCCCTGGATGATGGAGCTGGAAGAAAATAAAGTTGTGACTGCTGGTCACCCGGATTCACCAGGGAAAACTCCTTCAACTGGCACTCCAGCTGACACACAGCCTAACACACCAGTTCCAG AAGATTCCACCAAGACAGAAGATGGAGGTAAGGAgactgaaaaagagaaagaagggaagaaGGATGCTGAGACTGAACAGCAGAACAAAAAGTCAGAAACAGAG aaagaaaaaggagagaatGAATTTGCCTCTGCATCCACTACAGAGACCGAGAAAACAGGTAgtggagaagaggagaaagagaagaaaagtggAGAAGCTGCTGAGCAAAGCAAGACATCTGACGAGGCAAAGAGAGAAGATTCTGAAACAAAAATTGATGACTCCACAAACAAAG atgaaaagaaagaagataagATGGAGAAGACTGAGACCACTCCAGCTACAGATGAGAAGAAAG ACCAAAAGGATGAAAAGGAGTCTGGTAAGGTGGAAGAACCAGCGAAATTACAAAATGGTGATGGTGGCAAAGATGCCGTGGCAGCAGGAGCaagtgaagagaaaaagaaagcaaagacCCGTTTCATGTTCAATATCGCGGATGGAGGATTTACTG AGTTGCACTCACTGTGGCAGAATGAGGAGCGGGCAGCCACAGTTACTAAGAAAACCAATGAGATATGGCATCGCCGCCATGACTACTGGCTTCTTGCTGGCATTATACA
- the chd4a gene encoding chromodomain-helicase-DNA-binding protein 4a isoform X1, whose translation MSGSEDDRDDFGTTEELSMMQDDDLEEDLSENEAPKVKKKKKAKKSSRESKSSKRQRSRREDIPISSPEPVEGHDVDEVEDDGPGGRSDSEGSDYTPGRKKKKRASTSKDKKRNSAGADRSSSLAVSKRKEPEEEEDEEDDDSSEPKTSSQLLDAWGMEDIDHIFTEEDYRALTNYKAFSQFVRPLIAAKNPKIAVSKMMMVLGAKWREFSTNNPLRGSASANAALAAANVAAAVESMVAAETPVVAPAATPLAEPQPPPAPPLRKAKTKEGKGPNARRKSKPAPKPQEKKVKTKKVAPLKIKLGGFNSKRKRSSSEDDDMDVDSDFDDGSINSVSVSDSSNSRSSRSKKKPKPKKKKKVDDDADGYETDHQDYCEVCQQGGEIILCDTCPRAYHMVCLDPDMEKAPEGTWSCPHCEKEGIQWEAREEASDGEEENDAGGGEAEDDDHHMEFCRVCKDGGELLCCDTCPSSYHIHCLNPPLPEIPNGEWICPRCTCPSLKGKVQKILTWRWGDPPPPTPVPRPPDLPASAPDPTPLAGRPEREFFVKWQNMSYWHCSWVSELQLELHCQVMFRNYQRKNDMDEPPPIDFGGEGDEDKSEKRKNKDPIYAQMEEKYYRFGIKMEWMMIHRILNHSMDKKNNCHYLIKWRDLPYDQATWESEDMEVAEYETYKLQYWNHRELMMGDEGRPNKKLKVKGKMKRLDRPPDNPVVDPTIKFERQPEYLDSTGGTLHPYQLEGLNWLRFSWAQGTDTILADEMGLGKTVQTAVFLYSLYKEGHSKGPFLVSAPLSTIINWEREFEMWAPDMYVVTYVGDKDSRAVIRENEFSFEDNAIRGGKKASRMKKEASVKFHVLLTSYELITIDMAILGSIDWACLVVDEAHRLKNNQSKFFRVLNNYSLQHKLLLTGTPLQNNLEELFHLLNFLTPERFSNLEGFLEEFADIAKEDQIKKLHDMLGPHMLRRLKADVFKHMPSKTELIVRVELSPMQKKYYKFILTRNFEALNTRGGGNQVSLLNVVMDLKKCCNHPYLFPVAAMEAPKMPNGMYDGSALTKSSGKLLLLHKMLRKLKEGGHRVLIFSQMTKMLDLLEDFLENEGYKYERIDGGITGAMRQEAIDRFNAPGAVQFVFLLSTRAGGLGINLATADTVIIYDSDWNPHNDIQAFSRAHRIGQNKKVMIYRFVTKASVEERITQVAKKKMMLTHLVVRPGLGSKTGSMSKQELDDILKFGTEELFKDDGEGENKEEDSSVIHYDDKAIDRLLDRNQDATEDTELQSMNEYLSSFKVAQYVVKDEDDEEEEVQREIIKQEESVDPDYWEKLLRHHYEQQQEDLARNLGKGKRIRKQVNYNDGSQEDRDWQDDQSDGQSDYSVASEEGDEDFDERAEANSRRPNRKGLRNDKDKPLPPLLARVGGNIEVLGFNARQRKAFLNAVMRYGMPPQDAFTTQWLVRDLRGKSEKEFKAYVSLFMRHLCEPGADGAETFADGVPREGLSRQHVLTRIGVMSLIRKKVQEFEHVNGQWSMPWMMELEENKVVTAGHPDSPGKTPSTGTPADTQPNTPVPEDSTKTEDGGKETEKEKEGKKDAETEQQNKKSETEVIAIPDDDEKIPSPAEQKEKGENEFASASTTETEKTGSGEEEKEKKSGEAAEQSKTSDEAKREDSETKIDDSTNKDEKKEDKMEKTETTPATDEKKDQKDEKESGKVEEPAKLQNGDGGKDAVAAGASEEKKKAKTRFMFNIADGGFTELHSLWQNEERAATVTKKTNEIWHRRHDYWLLAGIIQHGYARWQDIQNDVKFAILNEPFKGEMNRGNFLEIKNKFLARRFKLLEQALVIEEQLRRAAYLNMTEDPSHPSMALNTRFSEVECLAESHQHLSKESMSGNKPANAVLHKVLKQLEELLSDMKADVTRLPATIARIPPVAVRLQMSERNILSRLASRGPETQSQQVSQQ comes from the exons ATGTCTGGAAGTGAAGACGATCGAGATGATTTCGGAACGACAGAAGAGCTGTCCATGATGCAAG ATGATGACCTGGAGGAAGACTTGTCAGAGAATGAAGCCCCTaaagtgaaaaagaagaagaaagccaAGAAGAGCAGCCGTGAGAGCAAAAGCAGCAAGAGGCAGCGCTCTCGTAGGGAG GATATCCCAATTAGTTCCCCTGAGCCTGTAGAAGGGCATGATGTGGATGAGGTGGAGGACGATGGGCCTGGAGGGCGTTCTGACAGTGAGGGCAGTGACTACACGCCTggcaggaagaagaaaaaaagagccaGCACCTCTAAAGACAAAAAGAGGAACAGTGCTGGTGCTGACAGGAGTTCCAGCTTGGCTGTGTCTAAGAGGAAGGAgcctgaggaagaggaggatgaagaagatgacGACAGCTCT GAGCCGAAGACCTCCTCCCAGTTGCTGGATGCCTGGGGCATGGAGGACATTGATCACATCTTTACTGAAGAGGACTACAGAGCTCTTACCAACTACAAGGCCTTCAGTCAGTTTGTCAG GCCTCTTATTGCAGCAAAGAACCCAAAGATTGCAGTCTCCAAAATGATGATGGTACTTGGGGCAAAGTGGCGTGAATTCAGCACTAACAATCCCTTACGTGGCTCTGCCAGTGCCAATGCTGCCCTGGCAGCTGCCAATGTGGCTGCGGCTGTGGAGAGTATGGTGGCAGCTGAGACTCCAGTCGTTGCCCCTGCAGCCACTCCGCTTGCTGAACCCCAACCCCCTCCAGCTCCTCCACTCCGCAAGGCCAAAACTAAAGAGGGCAAGG GTCCTAATGCCCGCAGAAAGTCCAAACCAGCTCCCAAACCTCAGGAGAAGAAGGTGAAGACTAAGAAGGTTGCACCTCTAAAGATCAAGTTGGGTGGCTTCAACAGCAAGAGAAAGCGCTCTTCT agtgaagatgatgatatgGATGTAGACAGTGACTTTGACGATGGCAGTATCAACAGCGTCTCCGTGTCAGACAGCTCCAATAGCCGTAGCAGCCGGTCCAAAAAGAAACCTAAgcccaagaagaagaagaaag TGGATGATGATGCCGATGGCTATGAGACTGACCACCAAGACTATTGTGAGGTGTGTCAGCAAGGAGGAGAGATTATCCTGTGCGATACATGTCCCAGAGCTTATCACATGGTCTGTCTGGATCCCGATATGGAGAAAGCCCCTGAAGGCACTTGGAGCTGCCCGCACTGT GAGAAGGAGGGTATTCAGTGGGAAGCACGTGAGGAGGCTTCAGATGGTGAAGAAGAGAACGATGCAGGTGGAGGTGAGGCAGAAGACGATGACCACCACATGGAGTTCTGTAGAGTGTGTAAGGATGGAGGAGAGCTCCTGTGCTGTGACACCTGCCCCTCTTCGTACCACATCCACTGCCTTAACCCACCCTTGCCTGAAATTCCTAATGGAGAGTGGATATGTCCACGTTGCACT TGTCCTTCATTAAAGGGGAAAGTGCAGAAGATCCTTACCTGGCGTTGGGGTGACCCACCACCACCCACTCCTGTTCCACGCCCACCTGACCTCCCAGCCAGTGCCCCGGACCCTACTCCATTGGCTGGCCGCCCAGAGAGAGAATTCTTCGTAAAGTGGCAGAACATGTCCTATTGGCACTGTTCCTGGGTGTCTGAGCTGCAG CTGGAGCTGCATTGCCAGGTGATGTTCAGAAATTATCAGCGCAAGAATGACATGGATGAGCCCCCACCCATAGACTTTGGAGGTGAAGGTGATGAAGATAAGAGTGAAAAAAGGAAGAACAAAGACCCCATCTATGCCCAGATGGAAGAGAAGTATTACCGTTTTGGCATCAAAATGGAGTGGATGATGATTCACCGCATCCTCAACCACAG CATGGACAAGAAAAATAACTGTCACTACCTCATCAAATGGAGAGACCTGCCATATGACCAGGCCACTTGGGAGTCAGAAGACATGGAGGTTGCAGAATATGAGACATACAAACTGCAGTACTGGAACCATAG GGAGCTCATGATGGGAGATGAAGGCAGACCAAACAAAAAACTGAAGGTCAAAGGAAAAATGAAGCGACTGGACAGACCTCCAGACAACCCAGTTGTTGAT CCCACCATTAAGTTTGAGCGCCAGCCAGAATATCTTGACTCAACTGGTGGCACGTTGCATCCATACCAGCTAGAAGGGCTGAACTGGCTGCGCTTCTCCTGGGCCCAGGGTACTGACACCATCCTGGCCGATGAGATGGGCTTAGGGAAGACTGTACAGACTGCTGTCTTCCTTTACTCGCTCTacaaagag GGTCATTCTAAAGGGCCATTCCTGGTCAGTGCCCCTCTATCTACCATTATTAACTGGGAGAGAGAGTTTGAGATGTGGGCTCCCGACATGTACGTAGTCACTTATGTAGGTGACAAGGACAGCAGAGCTGTAATCAGAGAGAACGAGTTCTCCTTCGAGGACAATGCTATCCGTGGAGGCAAAAAGGCTTCCAGGATGAAG AAAGAGGCTTCAGTTAAGTTTCATGTGCTGCTGACTTCCTATGAGCTAATCACTATTGACATGGCCATCCTGGGATCCATTGACTGGGCCTGTCTTGTGGTGGATGAAGCACACAGACTCAAAAATAACCAGTCCAAG TTTTTCCGGGTGCTGAATAACTACTCCCTTCAGCACAAATTGCTGCTTACGGGAACACCTCTCCAAAACAACCTTGAAGAGCTCTTCCACCTACTTAACTTCCTTACACCAGAGAGATTTAG CAATCTGGAGGGCTTCCTTGAAGAATTTGCTGATATTGCTAAAGAAGACCAGATAAAGAAACTCCATGACATGCTGGGACCACACATGCTCAGAAGACTAAAAGCTGATGTGTTCAAGCACATGCCCTCCAAGACTGAGCTCATTGTCCGAGTAGAACTCAGTCCCATGCAGAA GAAATATTACAAGTTCATCCTTACCCGCAACTTTGAGGCCTTGAACACTCGAGGAGGTGGAAATCAAGTGTCCTTACTTAATGTGGTAATGGACCTAAAGAAATGTTGCAATCACCCCTACCTTTTTCCTGTAGCTGCTATG GAAGCACCCAAGATGCCAAATGGGATGTATGATGGTAGTGCCCTCACAAAGTCTTCTGGGAAACTTCTGTTGCTTCACAAAATGCTTCGTAAGCTGAAAGAGGGAGGGCACAGAGTACTTATCTTTTCTCAG ATGACTAAAATGTTGGACCTGCTGGAAGACTTCCTGGAGAATGAGGGGTACAAGTATGAACGTATTGATGGTGGTATTACAGGGGCAATGAGACAGGAAGCCATTGACCGCTTCAATG CTCCTGGTGCTGTTCAGTTTGTTTTCCTTCTATCTACTAGAGCTGGAGGTTTGGGTATTAACCTGGCCACAGCTGACACAGTTATCATCTATGACTCGGACTGGAACCCTCACAATGACATTCAG GCCTTCAGCAGAGCTCACCGAATTGGTCAGAACAAAAAGGTCATGATCTACCGCTTTGTCACCAAAGCCTCTGTCGAGGAACGAATTACTCAG GTGGCCAAAAAGAAGATGATGCTGACCCACTTGGTGGTACGACCTGGCCTGGGCTCCAAAACAGGCTCCATGTCTAAGCAAGAGCTGGATGACATTCTGAAATTCGGCACAGAGGAACTGTTCAAGGATGATGGAGAAG GGGAGAACAAAGAGGAGGACAGCAGTGTGATTCACTATGATGATAAGGCCATAGACCGGCTGCTGGACCGTAACCAGGATGCTACAGAGGACACAGAGCTTCAGAGTATGAATGAGTATCTGAGTTCCTTCAAAGTGGCTCAATATGTGGTcaaggatgaagatgatgag gaggaggaggtgcaGAGAGAGATCATTAAGCAGGAGGAGAGTGTGGATCCAGATTATTGGGAGAAGTTGCTTAGGCACCACTATGAGCAGCAGCAGGAAGATTTGGCTCGTAACCTCGGCAAGGGCAAGCGTATCCGTAAACAAGTCAACTACAATGATGGATCTCAGGAGGACAGAG ACTGGCAGGATGACCAGTCTGATGGTCAGTCAGACTACTCTGTTGCCTCAGAAGAAGGAGATGAGGACTTTGATGAGCGGGCAGAAG CGAACTCCCGAAGACCTAATAGAAAAGGACTCAGAAATGACAAGGATAAGCCTTTGCCCCCCCTGCTGGCCAGAGTGGGAGGCAACATTGAG GTGTTGGGGTTCAATGCACGCCAACGGAAGGCCTTCTTAAATGCTGTAATGCGATATGGAATGCCACCCCAGGATGCTTTCACCACCCAGTGGTTGGTTAGAGACCTACGAGGAAAATCTGAAAAGGAGTTCAA GGCATATGTGTCACTTTTTATGAGGCACTTGTGTGAGCCTGGTGCTGATGGTGCAGAAACCTTCGCTGATGGTGTGCCAAGAGAAGGACTGTCAAGGCAGCATGTTCTTACTCGAATTGGGGTGATGTCACTGATCCGCAAGAAG GTACAAGAATTTGAGCATGTGAATGGTCAGTGGTCCATGCCCTGGATGATGGAGCTGGAAGAAAATAAAGTTGTGACTGCTGGTCACCCGGATTCACCAGGGAAAACTCCTTCAACTGGCACTCCAGCTGACACACAGCCTAACACACCAGTTCCAG AAGATTCCACCAAGACAGAAGATGGAGGTAAGGAgactgaaaaagagaaagaagggaagaaGGATGCTGAGACTGAACAGCAGAACAAAAAGTCAGAAACAGAG GTCATTGCTattcctgatgatgatgagaaaatACCCTCTCCTGctgaacagaaagaaaaaggagagaatGAATTTGCCTCTGCATCCACTACAGAGACCGAGAAAACAGGTAgtggagaagaggagaaagagaagaaaagtggAGAAGCTGCTGAGCAAAGCAAGACATCTGACGAGGCAAAGAGAGAAGATTCTGAAACAAAAATTGATGACTCCACAAACAAAG atgaaaagaaagaagataagATGGAGAAGACTGAGACCACTCCAGCTACAGATGAGAAGAAAG ACCAAAAGGATGAAAAGGAGTCTGGTAAGGTGGAAGAACCAGCGAAATTACAAAATGGTGATGGTGGCAAAGATGCCGTGGCAGCAGGAGCaagtgaagagaaaaagaaagcaaagacCCGTTTCATGTTCAATATCGCGGATGGAGGATTTACTG AGTTGCACTCACTGTGGCAGAATGAGGAGCGGGCAGCCACAGTTACTAAGAAAACCAATGAGATATGGCATCGCCGCCATGACTACTGGCTTCTTGCTGGCATTATACA